From the Vibrio alginolyticus NBRC 15630 = ATCC 17749 genome, one window contains:
- a CDS encoding LysE/ArgO family amino acid transporter, translated as MSLWVLLQGFGLGASMIIPIGAQNAYVLNQGIKRNHHLTTATICSVLDMIFISLGIFGGGAILSQNEILLTSVTLGGIAFLSFYGLLSLKSVFKPESESESKGEIVARGRRTVILGALAVTVLNPHLYLDTVVILGSIGGQFEGHDRIAFALGTIMASFVWFYTLSIGAAKLGPTLSKPKVKKTIDIAIAMMMFTIAYILASELIDKYW; from the coding sequence GTGAGCTTGTGGGTTCTATTGCAAGGTTTTGGTTTAGGAGCATCAATGATCATTCCGATCGGCGCGCAAAATGCGTATGTTTTGAATCAAGGCATAAAGCGTAACCACCACCTAACAACCGCCACTATTTGTAGCGTGCTAGATATGATTTTCATCTCTCTAGGTATTTTTGGTGGTGGTGCAATTCTGTCTCAAAATGAAATCTTACTGACGTCGGTGACACTTGGTGGTATTGCTTTCTTGAGCTTCTATGGACTGCTCTCGCTAAAAAGTGTTTTTAAGCCAGAGAGTGAATCGGAATCAAAAGGGGAGATCGTAGCTCGAGGTCGTCGAACGGTTATTCTAGGTGCGTTAGCCGTCACTGTGCTTAATCCGCACTTATATTTAGATACAGTCGTTATTCTAGGTTCGATCGGTGGACAATTTGAAGGCCATGATCGCATTGCTTTTGCACTAGGTACGATTATGGCTTCCTTTGTTTGGTTCTACACTTTATCGATAGGAGCCGCCAAACTAGGTCCAACACTCTCTAAACCAAAAGTGAAAAAAACCATCGACATTGCAATCGCAATGATGATGTTCACAATAGCGTATATCTTAGCGAGTGAGCTTATTGATAAGTATTGGTAA